The following are encoded in a window of Mycolicibacterium tusciae JS617 genomic DNA:
- the yaaA gene encoding peroxide stress protein YaaA, protein MIVLLPPSETKHPGGDGPPIRLDSLRHPELAPMRAALVDELVELAADKTACSRALGLSASQHAEIERNAMLRSAPTMPAINRYTGVLYDALDVTSLTGAAAGRARARLAVGSALFGLLHADDSVPAYRLSATSKLPGQPALATRWRPLLEPVLARMAADELVVDLRSGSYASLGRLPDAVRVEVVSERADGQRAVVSHFNKAHKGRLARILASTRSEPADAGAVTTIARRAGMRVERNGNQLTVVVPA, encoded by the coding sequence GTGATCGTCCTGCTGCCGCCCTCGGAGACCAAGCACCCCGGCGGCGACGGGCCACCGATCCGCCTGGACTCTCTGCGCCATCCCGAGCTTGCGCCAATGCGCGCCGCCCTTGTCGACGAGCTGGTCGAACTGGCTGCCGACAAAACGGCCTGCAGCCGCGCACTCGGACTGTCTGCGTCGCAGCATGCCGAGATCGAGCGCAACGCGATGCTGCGCAGCGCGCCGACCATGCCCGCGATCAACCGCTACACCGGCGTGCTGTACGACGCGCTCGACGTCACCTCGCTGACGGGTGCCGCCGCAGGTCGTGCCCGGGCCAGGCTTGCGGTCGGCTCGGCGCTCTTCGGACTCTTGCACGCAGACGATTCCGTCCCCGCATACCGTCTCTCCGCGACGTCGAAACTGCCAGGACAACCCGCATTGGCCACACGCTGGCGCCCACTGTTGGAGCCGGTGCTGGCCCGGATGGCGGCCGACGAGCTCGTCGTCGACCTTCGGTCAGGCTCCTACGCATCGCTCGGCAGGTTGCCCGACGCCGTTCGCGTCGAGGTCGTCTCCGAACGCGCAGACGGCCAACGCGCGGTCGTCAGTCACTTCAACAAGGCTCACAAAGGGCGGCTGGCCCGCATCCTGGCCTCCACCCGATCCGAGCCCGCCGACGCGGGTGCGGTCACCACCATCGCGCGGCGCGCGGGAATGCGCGTGGAACGCAACGGCAATCAGTTGACAGTGGTGGTGCCTGCTTGA
- a CDS encoding NlpC/P60 family protein: MFAVATLLTLVNSVSGTPYVTGGDSPAGTDCSGLVSWVSNAATGRPIYGDRFHTGNIEGALKARGFQYGSQPGALVVGWNGGHTAATLPDGTPVSSGEGGGVKVGGGGAYQPQFTNHMFLPMPADQVPPPPGAPVVLMGQQAPIPAGPPMAPPPPMPPGPPMGPPPPIDPMLAPPPPPPPPVAPPPAPGAPLPPPPPAPGLPPAPVPAPGMPPA; encoded by the coding sequence ATGTTTGCTGTTGCAACGCTCTTGACGCTTGTGAATTCCGTGTCGGGCACGCCATACGTCACCGGGGGTGATTCCCCGGCCGGCACTGACTGCTCAGGGTTGGTCTCCTGGGTCAGCAATGCGGCGACCGGACGGCCGATTTACGGGGACCGCTTCCACACCGGAAACATCGAGGGTGCGCTGAAGGCACGTGGGTTCCAGTACGGCTCACAACCCGGCGCCCTGGTAGTCGGGTGGAACGGCGGGCACACCGCGGCGACACTGCCCGATGGCACTCCGGTGTCCTCTGGAGAAGGCGGCGGAGTCAAGGTCGGTGGCGGCGGCGCATACCAGCCGCAGTTCACCAACCACATGTTCCTGCCGATGCCTGCCGACCAGGTGCCGCCGCCCCCCGGCGCCCCGGTTGTATTGATGGGCCAGCAGGCTCCGATTCCGGCGGGACCACCGATGGCGCCGCCACCCCCCATGCCGCCAGGACCGCCGATGGGACCACCGCCACCGATTGATCCGATGCTGGCTCCGCCACCGCCGCCCCCACCGCCGGTGGCGCCGCCTCCTGCACCGGGGGCCCCATTGCCTCCGCCGCCCCCAGCTCCTGGACTGCCGCCGGCACCGGTTCCCGCGCCAGGGATGCCACCGGCCTGA
- a CDS encoding alkaline phosphatase family protein: MDLPHLDPDTPHLADVVPSVLAAMRVEGFDSRIPLRDDVVGACVLLIDGLGAELLDEYASEAPVMAGLRGHTLHVGFPATTVAGLAALGTGCRSGEHGLVGYSFRLPDVGVVNTLRWRMHPWGADVRDAAPPEQVQPMPTTFERAAAAGAAVSVISGAEFTGSGMTRAVLRGGRYIGVHALGDLSARVREAVAAGGFCYAYHSELDMMGHLYGPGSTAWLMQLRQIDCLVQSVIEDLPPGGMLAVVADHGMVSINPKDAVDIDSHDALTHGVTDIGGEARARHIYIAPGAENDVLAAWRTTLADRAWVVSRDEAIAAGWFGDRVSDETRRRIGDVVAAARASVGLLRRTAEPLESSLIGQHGSLTTAEQNVPLLLAYG; encoded by the coding sequence GTGGACCTGCCACACCTGGATCCCGACACCCCCCACCTGGCCGATGTGGTGCCGTCGGTCTTGGCGGCGATGCGTGTCGAGGGCTTCGACAGCCGAATTCCGCTGCGTGACGACGTGGTGGGGGCCTGCGTGCTGTTGATCGATGGTCTGGGCGCCGAGTTGCTCGACGAATATGCCTCCGAGGCACCCGTCATGGCCGGTCTACGCGGCCACACGCTGCATGTCGGCTTCCCGGCCACCACGGTCGCCGGGCTCGCCGCGCTGGGTACCGGGTGCCGCTCCGGCGAGCACGGTCTCGTCGGTTACTCCTTCCGTCTCCCCGACGTCGGCGTCGTGAACACTTTGCGGTGGCGCATGCATCCCTGGGGCGCCGACGTGCGGGATGCGGCGCCGCCCGAGCAGGTGCAGCCGATGCCGACGACGTTCGAACGGGCCGCTGCGGCAGGGGCGGCGGTCAGCGTCATCTCCGGTGCTGAATTCACCGGATCCGGTATGACGCGTGCGGTTCTTCGGGGCGGCCGGTACATCGGAGTGCATGCACTGGGAGATCTGTCGGCGCGGGTGCGTGAAGCGGTCGCCGCCGGTGGTTTCTGCTACGCGTACCACAGTGAGCTCGACATGATGGGGCACCTGTATGGGCCCGGATCGACCGCGTGGCTGATGCAGTTGCGCCAAATCGACTGTCTGGTGCAATCGGTCATCGAGGACCTGCCGCCGGGCGGGATGCTCGCGGTGGTGGCCGACCACGGGATGGTCTCTATAAATCCGAAGGACGCCGTCGATATCGACAGTCACGACGCGCTCACCCATGGCGTGACCGATATCGGAGGCGAGGCTCGGGCTCGACACATATATATAGCCCCCGGCGCGGAGAACGACGTGTTGGCCGCGTGGCGGACGACGCTGGCAGATCGCGCGTGGGTGGTATCGCGCGACGAGGCGATCGCCGCGGGGTGGTTCGGCGATCGTGTGAGCGACGAGACCCGGCGCCGCATCGGCGATGTCGTCGCAGCGGCCCGCGCATCGGTGGGTTTGCTGAGACGAACGGCCGAACCACTCGAATCGTCGTTGATCGGCCAGCATGGATCGCTGACAACCGCAGAACAGAACGTCCCACTCCTACTTGCCTACGGGTGA
- a CDS encoding SRPBCC family protein encodes MATIQKEIEILAPPDLVWEALRDVGALHTRLAAGFVVGTKMEGNARVVTFANDMVVREDIVAVDDAARRVVWAIIGQQFQYYNGAAQVFDHPDGSRFVWTTDLLPDDAAGNVSGMMDAGIAAIKKTLEAG; translated from the coding sequence ATGGCCACCATTCAGAAGGAAATTGAGATCCTCGCGCCGCCCGATCTCGTGTGGGAGGCGTTGCGCGATGTCGGCGCTCTGCACACGCGGCTGGCCGCCGGTTTCGTCGTCGGCACGAAGATGGAAGGCAATGCACGCGTTGTCACCTTCGCCAACGACATGGTCGTGCGCGAAGACATCGTTGCGGTCGACGACGCCGCTCGACGCGTCGTCTGGGCGATCATCGGGCAGCAGTTCCAGTACTACAACGGCGCCGCGCAGGTGTTCGACCACCCCGACGGCAGTCGCTTCGTCTGGACCACCGACCTGCTGCCCGACGACGCCGCGGGGAATGTGAGCGGAATGATGGACGCTGGCATCGCGGCGATCAAGAAGACACTCGAAGCCGGCTGA